The sequence TGTCGCCGAACCGGTACGACAGCTTGTTCACGAGGATCTTGTCGCCGACCTGAAGCGTGTTCTCCATCGACCCGGACGGGATCACGTACGCCTCGAAGACCAGGCCACGCAGCAGCGCGGTCAACACCAGCACGAGGCCGGCGAGCACGGCGAGCTCGCGGAAGAACGCGCCCTTCTTGTCACGTTCCGGCTGGCTGTCCCGCCCGGTACGGCGGCGCCTGCTCGAGCCCGCGGATCGATGCCGTCCCGACGCCCCACCCGGTGGCGCAGCGGTCTCCAGATCGTCGGTCATCGCGCTGAGCGTATCCCCCTCGGCAGCCTCGCCTGCTCACCATCCGCCACGGACCGGCAGGCCGAGCTGCCGGCAGGACGGCGTCGTCAGGAGGCCGAGGAGGAGACCTGGCGACGCTCCTTGATCTTCGCGGCCTTGCCGCGGCGGTCGCGCAGGTAGTAGAGCTTGGCGCGCCGCACGTCGCCGAGGGTGGCGACCTCGATCCGCTCGATCGACGGCGCATGCACGGGGAACGTCCGCTCGACGCCCACGCCGTAGCTGACCTTCCGTACGGTGAACGTCTCGCGCACCCCGGCGCCCTGGCGGGCGATCACCGCACCCTGGAAGACCTGGATACGGCTCTTGTTGCCTTCGACGACACGGACGTGAACCTTGACGGTGTCGCCGGCACGGAAGTCGGGGACGTCCGCGCGCATGGAGGCGGCATCGATCTCGTCGAGGCGGTGCATGATGGGTCCTTAACAGGAAATCGTGGAGTCCTCTGGGCCGGCCGGTCAGCGGCTCGGGCCCTTCAAGTTTGCCACACCCCCGCGCGGCAGCGAAATCAGCCCTGGTCGGTAGCCACCGCGGCGGGTCGGCGGCCGGCTAGGCTGACCCACCCGACCCCGCACTCGGCCGGCGAGGAATGGCGTTCTGAGGATGACCGATTCGTCCGCCGACAACCCGTACCTCGACCACGACAATGGGGTGCTGAGGAACAGGTACGGCATCACGAACCGCCACATGCTCGAGCTGCAGGTGCGGCTGGACGCCTCCGCGGCCGAGCTGGAGCTCCGTCGGCACGACACACCGATCCGGTTCAACGCCCGACCTGCAGGACCTGCACCGCGAGCTGTTCAAGCGCAGCTACGACTGGGCTGGCGGCCTGCGTAGCAGGGAGATCGGCATCGGCGACAACTCCGGCGTACCGAGCGCGCAGCTCACCGCCCGGCTGGAGGTGCTCTTCGGGCAGCTGCGCCGTGAGTCGGAGCTGCGCCGGCTGACCGACGGTGCCCAGTGGGCGGACCGGGCCGGCTACTACTGGGGTGAGCTGAACAGGTGCCACCCGTTCGCGGACGGGAACGGCCGGTCCAGCCGACTGTTCCTGCACCAGCTCGCCAAGGCGGCGGGCCACCAGGCGGACTGGCAGGCCGTGGTGGAGTGGCACTGGCACGGCAAGCCGATCGACGGCTCCGCCGGCGGCACCCAAGCCGTCGACGAGGCCTCGAAGGCCGCCTACCGCGGCGACTACGAGCCGATGCGGGGCCTGCTGCAATACGCGGTGACCGGCAGCGGCGACCGGGCGTCCGCGCCCCGCACGGACCTCGACGCGCTCGACCACAGCCTCCGCCAGGAGCTGGACGCCGTTACGCAGGCGAAACTGCGGGGCGGACCGGGTACCGACGGCATCCGCCTGCTCCACGAGTCGACCGAGCCAGCGGCCCTGTTGGCCGCGTTGCGGGACAAGTACGGGCAGCCGAAGCAGGGCCACGGACATGGTGAACCGGCAACCGCCCGCCGCTCGGTACTGCGCCTCCGTCGACGTGCCCCAGGCAGCCGCGACGACCGCAGCGGCCCGCCGCCGAGATCCTGGTCCCCCACACACCCGGTGAACACAGCCGATGATGTCGCCGCACCCACACCGAACACGACCAGCCCGGCCAGGCACGCCGGGCACTACCGCTGAGCAAGTCCGGCCAGCGATCGGCGCAGCCGCGACGACCGCGGCAGCCGGCCGTCAAGGTCCTGGCTCCCCACACATCCGGTCAAGGACGGCCGGTGATGGCGCCGCGCCCGCATCGAACGTGACGCCGGGCGCTACTCGCTGAGCACGGTCCAGCCAGCGGTCAGCCGTACGGGCGACCGCAGCGGCCGGCCGTCGAGATCCTGGCTCCCCCACACCCGGTGAAAGACGGCCGGTGATGGCGCCGCGCCCGCATCGAGCGCGACCAGCCGGGTTAGGCGCGCTGGGCGCTACTCGCTGAGCAGGTCCGGGCGGCGGTCGGCGGTGCGGGCGAGTGCGGCGGACTTGCGCCAGTCGGCGACCAGTTGGTGGTTGCCGGACAGCAGCGGCTTCGGCACCTCGTGCCCGCGCCAGACGGCGGGCTTGGTGTAGACGGGGTACTCCAGCAGGCCGTCCACGTGCGACTCCTCGACCAGGGAGTCCGGGTTTCCCAGCACTCCGGGCAGCAGCCTGGCGGTCGCCTCCACGATCACCAGCGTCGCGACCTCGCCGCCGGCGAGGACGTAGTCGCCGATCGACACCTCCTCGACCGGGATCCGCTTCGCGTACTCCTCCACCACCCGGGCGTCGATGCCCTCGTACCTGCCGCAGGCGAACACCAGCCACTGGTCCGCCGCGTAGCGCACGGCATCGGGCTGGGTGAACAGCCGGCCGCTCGGCGTCGGCACCACCAGCCGCGGCGTGGCCCCACTGCGCTCGGCCTCGGCGAGCAGCGCGTCCAGCGCCCGGCCCCACGGCTCCGGCGTCATCACCATGCCGGCGCCGCCGCCGTACGGGGTGTCGTCGACGGACCGGTGCACGTCCTCGGTCCAGTCGCGCAGGTCGTGGATCCGGACGTCGAGCAGCCCGCCGGCGCGCGCCCGGCCGATCAGCGAGACGTCCAGCGGGGCCAGGTACTCGGGGAAGATCGTGACGACGTCGATCCGCATGCCCACAATCGTCCCTCCCGCACTACTCCGGCTGGTCGAGCAGCCCGGCCGGCGGGTCCACGACCAGCCGACCGGCGGCCAGGTCCACCTCGGGCACCAACGACTGCACGAACGGGACGAGCACCTCGCCGGCGCCGTCGGCCCGCTCGATCACCAGGACGTCCTGCGCCGGGTGCGCGACGTCGGTGATCGTACCGATCGCCTCGCCGGCGACGGTCACCGCCGCGAGCCCGATCAGGTCGGCGTCGTGGAAGTCGTCCGGGTCGTCGCTGCGCGGCAGCTGCTCGGTGTCGACCTCGAGCAGCACGCCGCGCAGTTGGTCGGCGGCGTCCCGGCCGCCGACGCCGTCGAACCTGACGCGCATCCGCTCGCCGTGCGGCCACGCACCGACGACCGTGAGCTGGTCGACCGCGCCGCCGCGGGCCATCAACACCGCACCGCCGACGAAGCGGTCCTCCGGCTGGTCGGTACGGACGTCGACGAGCACGTCGCCGCGCACGCCGTGCGCCCGCATCACCCGCCCTACGACGACTCGCACGGCTGGCGCCCGTGACCTACTGCGACGAGCCGTTGCGCCGCGACCGCCTGGCCGCGCCGTGCGCCTCGAACTCGACCCGGTGCTGCTGGCCCTGCGCCAACGCGCCGACGACCGTACGCAGGTTCTGCGCCGTACGGCCACTGCGCCCGATCACGCGGCCCAGGTCGTCGGGGTGCACCCGGACGTCCAGGATCTTGCCGCGGCGCAGCGCCCGCGACCGCACGGACACGTCGTCCGGATGGTCGACGATGCCGCGGACCAGGTGTTCCACGGCCTCCACGAGCATCGTCACGCCTCGCCGTCACCAGCGCTGGACGCCGGGGTCGGCTCCTCGGCGGGCTTCGCCTCGGTGGCCTTCGCCGCGCCTTTGTCGCCGGACGCGGCTTCCTTGGCGGCCTGGTCGTACGCGGCCTTCTTGTTCGCGCGCACCTTCGGCGGCTGCACCTTGTTCTCCGGGTTGGCCTCTCCCTGGAACCGCTGCCAGTCGCCGGTCAGCTTGAGTAGGTGCAGCACCGGTTCACTGGGCTGCGCACCGACACCGAGCCAGTACTGCGCCCGCTCGGAGTTCACCTCGATCAGCGAGGGGTCCTCCTTCGGGTGGTACTTGCCGATCTCCTCGATCGCACGACCGTCGCGCTTGGTGCGGGAATCCGCCACCACGATGCGGTACTGGGGGTTACGGATCTTCCCCAACCGCTTGAGCCTGATCTTGACTGCCACTGGTGTGGTGTCTCCTCGTTTGTCGAACGTGATCAAGCGACCGAACTTCGGTGGGGCACGAGGTTCGCCGCTTATTCCGGCGGTGTCTGCCGGAGGAGAGGGTCCGACAGGACACGTAGACCGCCAATTCTGCCAGACGGCCCCGCAGGTCGCGGCACTGGCACCGCTCAGGGCTTGTCGCGCGGCGGCGACTCCAGCTTGGAGAGGTCGGGCATCCGGAAGCCGCCGTAGCCACCGCCGAAGCCGCCGGCACCGCCGGTGAGGTCACCGAGGTCGGGCATGCCCTGCGGCAGCTGGCCCGGTGCCTTGCCTGGCGCCGCACGCCCCTTCTGGCTCTTCTTCGCCTTGGCCTTGCCCTTGCCTTTACCCTTGCGCTGCGACTTGCCCTTGCGGCCGGTGGCGCCTGGCATTCCCGGCATACCTGGCATCCCGCCGCCACCCATCTGCTTCATCATCTTGCGCGCCTCGAAGAAGCGGTCGACGAGCTGGTTCACCTCGGTGACCGTCGTGCCGGAACCGTTCGCGATACGCAGCCGGCGGGAGCCGTTGATGATCTTCGGGTCGGTGCGCTCGATGGGGGTCATCGACTGGATGATCGCCGTCAACCGGTCGACGTCCTTGTCGTCGATCTGGTCGATCTGGTCGCGCACCTGGTTCATGCCGGGCATCATGCCGAGCAGGCTGGAGATGGAGCCGAGCTTGCGCACCATGGACATCTGGCTGAGGAAGTCCTCAAGGGTGAAGTCGTCACCGCTGGCCAGCTTGCCGGCCATCTCGGTGGCCTGGTCCTCGTCGAAGGTGCGCTGAGCCTGCTCGATCAGGGTCAGCATGTCGCCCATGCCGAGGATCCGCGACGCCATCCGGTCCGGATGGAACATGTCGAAGTCGTCGAGCTTCTCGCCGGTGGACGCGAACATCACCTGCCGCTCTGTGACGTGCGCCACCGAGAGCGCCGCACCACCGCGCGCGTCGCCGTCCAGCTTGGTCAGCACGACACCGTCGAAGCCGACGCCGTCGCGGAACGCCTCCGCCGTGGTGACGGCGTCCTGACCGATCATCGCGTCGACGACGAAGAGGATCTCGTCCGGCGACACGGCGTCGCGGATGTCGGCCGCCTGCCCCATCATCTCCTCGTCGATGCCCAGCCGACCGGCCGTGTCGACGACCACGATGTCGTACTGCTGGCGACGCGCGTGCTCCACCGAGTCGCGGGCCACGGCGATCGGGTCGCCTACCCCGTTGCCGGGCTCGGGCGCGTACACGGCCACCTCGGCGCGCTCGCCGAGCACCTGGAGCTGCTGCACCGCGTTCGGCCGCTGCAGGTCGGCCGCGACCAGCAGCGGCACGTGCCCCTGCCCCCGCAGCCACAGCGCGAGCTTCCCCGCGAGCGTCGTCTTACCGGCACCCTGTAGGCCGGCGAGCATGATGACGGTGGGTGGCGTCTTCGCGAACCTGAGCCGGCGCGTCTCGCCGCCCAGAGTGGCCACCAGCTCGTCGTTGACGATCTTTATGACCTGCTGAGCCGGGTTCAGGGCCTCGTGCACCTCGGCGCCGAGTGCCCGTTCTTTGACTCGAGCAATGAAATCCTTGACAGCGGGTAACGCGACGTCCGCCTCGAGTAGCGCGATCCGGATTTCCCGGCAGGTTCCGGTAACGTCGTCCTCGGTCAGCCGCCCCTTCTTACGCAACGAGGCGAAGGCGGACTCGAGCCGGTCGGTCAGGGTCTCAAACACGTTACGCAGCCTCTACGTCTACCGGTTTTGCTGGAATACTCGCCAGGGTATCGGCAGAGGTCGACCACGTGGTCTACTCTCTGCCCACTGAGATCTTGGACGAGCTCACACGACTCGCCCGACCCATTGGAGGGAACGTGAACCACCGTACCTGGGTTCGCGTCGGGGTAGCGTTCGCTGCCGCGTCGCTGGTGTTGACGGCCTGCGGCAACCGGGGCTCCGACGAGGGGGGCGACGACGACGGCGGCAAGAAGGTCGCCAAGGTCGGCGTTATCGCCCCGTTGTCGGGAGACCTGGCCGCACTCGGGCTGGGCATCCGGAACTCCGTCGACCTGGCCCTGAAGCAGGCCAACGAGGAGAACGCCCTTCCCGGCTGGGAGCTGAAGCTCGCCGCCGAGGACGACGAGGCCAAGCCCGACGTCGGCAAGAACGCAGCGACCAAGCTCGCCAACGACAAGGACGTAGTCGCCGTCGTCGGCACCCTGAACTCGAGCACCGGCCAGCAGGTGCAGCCCGTGCTCGACTCCGCGAACATCGCGCAGGTGTCGCCGGCGAACACCGGCACCGAGCTGACCCAGGGCGCCGACTTCCGCAACAGCCCCGAGCGGCCGTACAAGAACTACTTCCGGGTGTGCACCACCGACGCCATCCAGGGGCCGTTCGCCGCGCGGTACGTCTACAACGAGCTCAAGCACAAGAAGATCGCGACCATCCACGACAAGAAGACCTACGGTCAGGGTCTGGTGCGGTCGTTCACCGAGGAGTACGAGAAGCTCGGCGGTGAGATCGTCTCCGCGCAGACGATCAACCCGGAGGAGAAGAACTACAGCGCCGTCATCTCGAAGATCAAGCCGAAGAACCCCGAGATGATCTACTACGGCGGCGAGTACCCGCAGGCCGGTCCGCTCAAGCAGCAGCTGGCGTCGGCGGGCCTGCAGGCGCCGATGATGGGCGCGGACGGCACCTACTCCGAGGACTTCATCTCGCTGGCGGGCGAGTCGGCCGACGGCTACCGGGCGACGTCCATCGGCGCGCCGCTGAACAAGCTGAACGCCGCGAAGCAGTACGTGAAGGACTACGACGAGGCCGGGTACAAGGGTGACAATTCCTCGTACGGCGCGTACTCCTACGACGCCGCGACGGCCATCATCGACTCCCTGAAGGTGAGCCTGAAGGACGCGGACAGCGTCGAGGCCGCACGGCAGCCGACAATCGACGAGCTGAACGACGTCTCCTTCGACGGGCTCAGCGGCAAGGTCGAGTTCGACGAGTACGGCGACACGACCAACAGGGTGCTGACCGTCTACCAGGTCAACGGCAAGACCTGGAAGGACGTGAGCACCGAGGAATTCAAGTAAGGCAGCAATCCACGCAGCGGTCCGCGGCCGGGCACGAACCCTGGCCGCGGACCGCCACGGTGCGAGCAAACCTTCCAATCCGGCGCTGACCTCGGAGGCCAAGCGTGGACGTTTTGCTGCAACAGGTCGTCAACGGCCTGTCGCTGGGCGCCCTCTACGCACTCATTGCCGTTGGTTACACCGTCGTCTACGGCATCATCCAGCTCATCAACTTCGCGCACGGCGAAGTCTTCATGATCGGCGCGTTCGGCGGACTCACCGTCTGGCTGGCGCTGTTCCGCGACAACACCTCGCTGTGGGTCTTCCCGTTCATGCTGATCGCGGCGATCGCCTCTTCTGTGGGTATGGCCGTCCTGCTCGAGCGGTTCGCCTACCGGCCGTTGCGGGGCGCGCCGCGGCTGGCGCCACTGATCACGGCGATCGGCGCCTCGGTGTTCCTACAGGAGGCCGTCCGCATCTTCTACGGACGGATCCCCACCTTCCCCGACTCCAGCCGGGCGCTGCCGTTCCCCCAGATCGACGTACTCACCGGCACGCCGATCAACTTCTTCGGGGTGACCGTCCAGCGTTCCGCGCTCTTCACCATCGGCGCCCTGGCGATCTGCACGATGCTCTTGTACTGGTTCATCAACCGCACCCGTACCGGACGCGCGATGCAGGCGACCTCGCAGGACCCTGACACCGCAAGGCTGATGGGCATCAACGTCGACTGGATGATCATGGTCGCGTTCGCGCTCGGTGGCGCGCTGGCGGCCATCGCCGGCATCGCGCACGGCCTGGCGTACACGAACATCGACTTCCGGATGGGCTTCATCGCCGGCCTGAAAGCGTTCACGGCGGCGGTACTCGGCGGCATCGGGAACATCTACGGGGCGGTGGTCGGCGGGCTCGTCCTCGGCCTGCTCGAGACGCTCGCCACCCAGTTCATCCCGGGCCAGTTCGGCGGCAGCGCGTGGAAGGACGTCTGGGCGTTCGGGCTGCTGATCATCGTCCTGGTGTTCCGGCCGCAGGGCCTGCTCGGCGCGAGGGTGGTCGATCGCGCATGAGAAGCAAAGTGGACAACTGGCTGCGCGCCCGCTTCGCGAACGTCGCGTGGTCGCTGTCCCTCGCCGGCATCGTGCTGATGTTTGCAGGCGCGCTGATGCCGTGGACGTACGACGACGACATCCTCGGCGACCTGACGGTGTACCTGTGGCCGATCGGCCCGCAGGTGTACACGATCGTGCTCGCGGTCGTCGGTCTGCTCTTCCTTGCCGCCGTACGCGGACCGCTTGCCGACGGGCTGCGTCCGCTGCTCCCCGGCGCGGAGAGCGGCGTCCGTACGGTCGGCTTCTTCGCCCTGTTGGTCGTCGCGCTCGTCCTGGCCGCGATCGCAGTGCAGCTGGGCGGTCTGATCAACGTGGACCCCGGCGGATGGGTCGTCTTCGCCGGCAGCCTGCTGGTCTTCCTCGCCTCCCGGGCGCTCGCCGATCCACCGGCAAGGGAGCCGGACTGGCAGCTGCCCGACTGGGCCCAGATCGTGCTCATCGCGATCACCATGGGGCTCGGGCTCGGGTTCGCCAGCTACGGCGTGACGCGCGAGGACGCCTGGATCTTCGTGGACTTCCTGGTGTTCGTCACCGGGCTCTTCGTCGTCCTCAGGAACGCCGGGGTGATCGCTTACCTGGGCGAGGTCGTGACCCGCTTCCGCCGGGTCACCATGCTGGCGGCGTTCGCCGTCGCGTTCCTGTTCCCGTTCGCCGTACCGCTGCTCTCCGGCGGCACCGGCGACGCGTACATGTCGATCGCCACGCTGGTGCTGATCTTCGCCACCACGGCGATCGGCCTGAACATGGTGGTCGGCCTGGCGGGCATCCTCGACCTCGGCTACATCGCGTTCCTCGGCTCGGGTGCGTACGTCGGCGCCATACTGTCGCAGTCCGCGTTCGCCACCATCGACTGGCACCCGCCGTTCATCGTGGTGGTCCTCATCGGCGCGGTGGTCGCGGCCGGCTTCGGTCTGGTGATCGGCAGCCCCGCGCTGCGGGTCAGCGGCGACTACCTCGCCATCGTCACGCTGGCCTTCGGCGAGATCTTCCGCATCACCATGAACAACCTGGACGGCTCGAACGGGCCGGACCTCACCAACGGCCCCAACGGCATCCCCGGCATCCCCGACCTGGCGATCGGCGGGTTCGACTTCGGTGACAGCCACAACGTCCTCGGCATCGAGATCGGCCGGTTCGGCAACTACTACCTGCTCCTGATGGTGGTGACCGTGGCCGTCATCGTCGCGTTCATGCGCCTCAACGACTCGCGGATCGGCCGCGGCTGGGTGGCGATCAGGGAGGACGAGCGGGCTGCCGAGGCGATGGGCATCAACACCTTCGGGCTGAAGCTGCTCGCGTTCTCCGGCGGTGCCTTCCTCGCCGGCCTCGCCGGCACCATCAAGGCGCACTACGACGTGTCCGTGACGCCGGACCAGTACCAGTTCCTGGAGTCGGCGTTCGTGCTGTCCGCGGTCGTGCTCGGCGGGATGGGCACGGTCGTCGGTGTGCTGCTCGGCGCGACGATCGTGAAGCTGCTGCCGGAGAAGCTGCGCTTCTTCTCCGACTACCGCCTGCTGCTGTTCGGCCTGCTGCTGATCGTGATGATGCGGTTCCGGCCGGAAGGCATCATCGCCAGCAAGCGCCGCCAGCTCGAGCTGCACGAGGAGGACGAGCAGCTCGCCGTCAAGCTCGAAGGCGAAGTCGCCGACACGGAGGTGAAGCCGAAATGACATCCACCTCCCTACCTACCGCTTCCGAGCCGGTACCGGTTCCGGAGAGCACCCCGGTGCTGCACGCGAGCGGCGTCACCATGCGGTTCGGTGGTCTGGTCGCGGTCAACGCGGTGGACTTCGAGGTGCACGACCGCGAGATCGTCGGCCTCATCGGCCCGAACGGCGCGGGCAAGACGACGTTCTTCAACTGCCTCACCGGCATGTACCGCCCGACGGCCGGACGCGTGCTCTACCGCGGCAATGCGCTCAAGCTCAAGCCACGCAAGGTCGCTGCCGCGGGCATCGCCCGTACGTTCCAGAACATCCGGCTGTTCGGCAACATGACGGCCCTGGAGAACATCATGGTCGGCAGGTACTGCCGGACCAAGTCGGGTGTGCTCACGTCCGTCCTGCGCGGCCGGCGCTACCGCACGGAAGAGCGCGAGACGGTCGACCGGGCGCGCGAGCTGCTCGGCTTCGTCGGCCTCGCCAGCGTCGGGAACACGCTGGCGCGGAACCTGTCGTACGGCGACCAGCGGCGGCTGGAGATCGCCCGCGCGCTGGCCACCGACCCCGGGCTGCTGCTCCTCGACGAGCCCACCGCAGGCATGAACCCGAACGAGACGGGCAAGGTCACCGACCTGATCTTCGAGATCCGCGAACAGGGACTCGGCGTGGTCGTGATCGAGCACGACATGCGCTTCATCTTCCGGCTGTGCGACCGGATCACCTGCCTCGTCCGCGGCGAGAAGCTCGTCGAGGGCACCGCGGAGCAGGTGCAGTCCGACGAGCGGGTCATCGACGCCTACCTGGGCACCGGTACCTCTTCCACGGCCGAACCCGGGGACGAGGCCGAGGACGGGAGGACGGACCAGTGAGCCCCATCCTGGAAGTCGCCGACGTCGAGGTCGCGTACGGCAAGATCAAGGCCGTCAAGGGGATCAGCTTCACCGTCGAGGAAGGGCAGCTGGTCAGCCTCATCGGCACCAACGGTGCGGGCAAGACCACCACGCTGCGCACGATCTCCGGACTGCACCAGCCGGCCGCGGGCACCATCACGTTCCGCGGCGACCGCATCGACAAGCTGGCCGCGCACACCATCGTGCAGCACGGCCTCGCGCACGTACCCGAGGGCAGGCGGATCTTCCCCAGGATGGCCGTGGAGGAGAACCTGACGCTCGGCGCCTACGCCAGGCGCGGCCAGAACACGTCCACCGACCTTAAGCGGGTCTACGAGCTGTTCCCCGTGCTGCACGACCGCAGGAAGCAGCACGCGGGCACGTTCTCCGGCGGCGAGCAGCAGATGCTCGCGATCGGGCGCGCGCTCATGTCCGCCCCGACGCTGCTGATGCTGGACGAGCCGTCGATGGGCCTCTCCCCCATCATGATGGCGCGGATCGTGGAGACGCTGAC is a genomic window of Streptosporangiales bacterium containing:
- a CDS encoding signal recognition particle protein; this translates as MFETLTDRLESAFASLRKKGRLTEDDVTGTCREIRIALLEADVALPAVKDFIARVKERALGAEVHEALNPAQQVIKIVNDELVATLGGETRRLRFAKTPPTVIMLAGLQGAGKTTLAGKLALWLRGQGHVPLLVAADLQRPNAVQQLQVLGERAEVAVYAPEPGNGVGDPIAVARDSVEHARRQQYDIVVVDTAGRLGIDEEMMGQAADIRDAVSPDEILFVVDAMIGQDAVTTAEAFRDGVGFDGVVLTKLDGDARGGAALSVAHVTERQVMFASTGEKLDDFDMFHPDRMASRILGMGDMLTLIEQAQRTFDEDQATEMAGKLASGDDFTLEDFLSQMSMVRKLGSISSLLGMMPGMNQVRDQIDQIDDKDVDRLTAIIQSMTPIERTDPKIINGSRRLRIANGSGTTVTEVNQLVDRFFEARKMMKQMGGGGMPGMPGMPGATGRKGKSQRKGKGKGKAKAKKSQKGRAAPGKAPGQLPQGMPDLGDLTGGAGGFGGGYGGFRMPDLSKLESPPRDKP
- a CDS encoding RNA-binding protein; this encodes MLVEAVEHLVRGIVDHPDDVSVRSRALRRGKILDVRVHPDDLGRVIGRSGRTAQNLRTVVGALAQGQQHRVEFEAHGAARRSRRNGSSQ
- a CDS encoding ATP-binding cassette domain-containing protein, with translation MSPILEVADVEVAYGKIKAVKGISFTVEEGQLVSLIGTNGAGKTTTLRTISGLHQPAAGTITFRGDRIDKLAAHTIVQHGLAHVPEGRRIFPRMAVEENLTLGAYARRGQNTSTDLKRVYELFPVLHDRRKQHAGTFSGGEQQMLAIGRALMSAPTLLMLDEPSMGLSPIMMARIVETLTELRQRGTTILLVEQNAQAALELADYGHVLEVGTIVLSDTGTNLLGNPDVRKAYLGED
- a CDS encoding ATP-binding cassette domain-containing protein, translated to MTSTSLPTASEPVPVPESTPVLHASGVTMRFGGLVAVNAVDFEVHDREIVGLIGPNGAGKTTFFNCLTGMYRPTAGRVLYRGNALKLKPRKVAAAGIARTFQNIRLFGNMTALENIMVGRYCRTKSGVLTSVLRGRRYRTEERETVDRARELLGFVGLASVGNTLARNLSYGDQRRLEIARALATDPGLLLLDEPTAGMNPNETGKVTDLIFEIREQGLGVVVIEHDMRFIFRLCDRITCLVRGEKLVEGTAEQVQSDERVIDAYLGTGTSSTAEPGDEAEDGRTDQ
- the rpsP gene encoding 30S ribosomal protein S16, which produces MAVKIRLKRLGKIRNPQYRIVVADSRTKRDGRAIEEIGKYHPKEDPSLIEVNSERAQYWLGVGAQPSEPVLHLLKLTGDWQRFQGEANPENKVQPPKVRANKKAAYDQAAKEAASGDKGAAKATEAKPAEEPTPASSAGDGEA
- a CDS encoding branched-chain amino acid ABC transporter permease, which codes for MDVLLQQVVNGLSLGALYALIAVGYTVVYGIIQLINFAHGEVFMIGAFGGLTVWLALFRDNTSLWVFPFMLIAAIASSVGMAVLLERFAYRPLRGAPRLAPLITAIGASVFLQEAVRIFYGRIPTFPDSSRALPFPQIDVLTGTPINFFGVTVQRSALFTIGALAICTMLLYWFINRTRTGRAMQATSQDPDTARLMGINVDWMIMVAFALGGALAAIAGIAHGLAYTNIDFRMGFIAGLKAFTAAVLGGIGNIYGAVVGGLVLGLLETLATQFIPGQFGGSAWKDVWAFGLLIIVLVFRPQGLLGARVVDRA
- the rimM gene encoding ribosome maturation factor RimM — translated: MRVVVGRVMRAHGVRGDVLVDVRTDQPEDRFVGGAVLMARGGAVDQLTVVGAWPHGERMRVRFDGVGGRDAADQLRGVLLEVDTEQLPRSDDPDDFHDADLIGLAAVTVAGEAIGTITDVAHPAQDVLVIERADGAGEVLVPFVQSLVPEVDLAAGRLVVDPPAGLLDQPE
- a CDS encoding ABC transporter substrate-binding protein — its product is MNHRTWVRVGVAFAAASLVLTACGNRGSDEGGDDDGGKKVAKVGVIAPLSGDLAALGLGIRNSVDLALKQANEENALPGWELKLAAEDDEAKPDVGKNAATKLANDKDVVAVVGTLNSSTGQQVQPVLDSANIAQVSPANTGTELTQGADFRNSPERPYKNYFRVCTTDAIQGPFAARYVYNELKHKKIATIHDKKTYGQGLVRSFTEEYEKLGGEIVSAQTINPEEKNYSAVISKIKPKNPEMIYYGGEYPQAGPLKQQLASAGLQAPMMGADGTYSEDFISLAGESADGYRATSIGAPLNKLNAAKQYVKDYDEAGYKGDNSSYGAYSYDAATAIIDSLKVSLKDADSVEAARQPTIDELNDVSFDGLSGKVEFDEYGDTTNRVLTVYQVNGKTWKDVSTEEFK
- the trmD gene encoding tRNA (guanosine(37)-N1)-methyltransferase TrmD — its product is MRIDVVTIFPEYLAPLDVSLIGRARAGGLLDVRIHDLRDWTEDVHRSVDDTPYGGGAGMVMTPEPWGRALDALLAEAERSGATPRLVVPTPSGRLFTQPDAVRYAADQWLVFACGRYEGIDARVVEEYAKRIPVEEVSIGDYVLAGGEVATLVIVEATARLLPGVLGNPDSLVEESHVDGLLEYPVYTKPAVWRGHEVPKPLLSGNHQLVADWRKSAALARTADRRPDLLSE
- the rplS gene encoding 50S ribosomal protein L19, with amino-acid sequence MHRLDEIDAASMRADVPDFRAGDTVKVHVRVVEGNKSRIQVFQGAVIARQGAGVRETFTVRKVSYGVGVERTFPVHAPSIERIEVATLGDVRRAKLYYLRDRRGKAAKIKERRQVSSSAS
- a CDS encoding branched-chain amino acid ABC transporter permease; amino-acid sequence: MRSKVDNWLRARFANVAWSLSLAGIVLMFAGALMPWTYDDDILGDLTVYLWPIGPQVYTIVLAVVGLLFLAAVRGPLADGLRPLLPGAESGVRTVGFFALLVVALVLAAIAVQLGGLINVDPGGWVVFAGSLLVFLASRALADPPAREPDWQLPDWAQIVLIAITMGLGLGFASYGVTREDAWIFVDFLVFVTGLFVVLRNAGVIAYLGEVVTRFRRVTMLAAFAVAFLFPFAVPLLSGGTGDAYMSIATLVLIFATTAIGLNMVVGLAGILDLGYIAFLGSGAYVGAILSQSAFATIDWHPPFIVVVLIGAVVAAGFGLVIGSPALRVSGDYLAIVTLAFGEIFRITMNNLDGSNGPDLTNGPNGIPGIPDLAIGGFDFGDSHNVLGIEIGRFGNYYLLLMVVTVAVIVAFMRLNDSRIGRGWVAIREDERAAEAMGINTFGLKLLAFSGGAFLAGLAGTIKAHYDVSVTPDQYQFLESAFVLSAVVLGGMGTVVGVLLGATIVKLLPEKLRFFSDYRLLLFGLLLIVMMRFRPEGIIASKRRQLELHEEDEQLAVKLEGEVADTEVKPK